A window of Garra rufa chromosome 16, GarRuf1.0, whole genome shotgun sequence contains these coding sequences:
- the slc43a3b gene encoding solute carrier family 43 member 3b: MFGCQESGLRVRSWFTLISGLVECLGFAGAVFGWASLVFVLKTEGYFGNLCVNITINGTAVEDCSRQDEQLSLIFTIASFMNNFLTLPNGFLFDHFGTTVARLLGISVYTAGMLLIAFSSPVNSILLYPALAFIAVGGILFLMTNIQVGNLFGTHRSTIITLYNGAFDTSSAVFLIIKLLYEDGVSLKGSFLFLACCSVIHLFRTFVLMPRTHIPYPLPENYTYGRMNCGVTQDYAVAKIEEKNIQTSRAEEEMPFKGTSAQGQNTDKIERSFKSCLLSWCFLWHLLWLSVMQLRHYLFIGTLNPMLNHLTAGDPGLVSRYTNAFAFTQLCGILCAPWNGLIMDRHKRKQREPGQSEQEADLKATILSLSLTALQCVLFSVCAATPILPLQYLTFILQVLNRSFLYGGNAAFISVAFPSVHFGKLYGTVMALSAVVSLLQYPCFILIKGPLGGDPLYVNISLTVLSLLAFINPLYVYLHCRRQAAQRASSNKSASS, encoded by the exons ATGTTTGGCTGCCAGGAAAGTGGGTTGAGGGTACGGTCCTGGTTTACTCTGATATCAGGGTTAGTGGAATGTTTGGGGTTTGCAGGGGCCGTTTTTGGCTGGGCCTCGCTGGTTTTTGTGCTCAAGACTGAAGGCTACTTCGGAAATCTGTGTGTGAACATCACAATAAATGGAACTGCTGTTGAAG ATTGCAGTAGACAGGATGAGCAGCTCTCACTCATCTTCACCATCGCATCCTTCATGAACAACTTCCTCACACTGCCAAATGGCTTCCTGTTTGACCACTTTGGTACCACAGTTGCCAGGCTACTAGGAAT ATCAGTTTACACTGCAGGAATGTTGTTAATAGCCTTTTCCAGTCCTG TGAACTCCATCCTCCTCTACCCTGCTCTGGCCTTCATTGCTGTGGGAGGAATTTTGTTCTTGATGACCAACATACAG GTGGGGAATCTCTTTGGCACGCACCGCTCCACCATAATTACTCTGTATAATGGAGCCTTTGACACTTCCTCTGCGGTTTTCCTCATCATCAAG TTGCTGTATGAGGATGGAGTCTCTCTGAAAGGATCTTTCCTCTTCTTGGCTTGCTGCAGTGTCATTCATCTGTTCCGGACATTTGTGCTGATGCCTCGTACACATATCCCATACCCACTTCCAGAGAACTACACCTATGG TAGGATGAACTGTGGAGTGACTCAGGATTATGCAGTTGCAAAGATCGAAGAGAAAAACATCCAAACTTCACGGGCTGAAGAGGAAATGCCATTTAAAGGGACATCTGCCCAAGGCCAAAACACAGACAAAATTG AGCGTAGTTTCAAGAGCTGTTTGCTTTCCTGGTGCTTCTTGTGGCATCTACTGTGGCTCTCAGTGATGCAGTTGAGGCACTACTTGTTCATCGGGACCTTAAACCCGATGCTTAATCATCTGACCGCTGGAGACCCAGGCCttg TCAGTAGATATACAAATGCGTTTGCATTCACTCAGCTGTGTGGGATTCTGTGTGCCCCCTGGAATGGCCTCATTATGGACCGCCACAAAAGAAAGCAGCGAGAACCAG GACAAAGTGAACAAGAAGCAGACTTGAAGGCAACCATATTGTCTCTGTCGCTGACGGCGCTGCAGTGTGTGCTGTTTTCAGTGTGTGCGGCCACCCCCATCCTTCCTCTGCAGTACCTCACCTTCATCCTCCAAGTCCTCAACAGATCCTTCCTCTACGGAGGAAATGCTGCCTTCATCAGTGTGGC gtttccaTCTGTACACTTTGGAAAGCTATATGGAACGGTGATGGCTCTCTCAGCCGTGGTCTCGCTGCTCCAGTATCCCTGCTTCATCCTCATTAAAGGACCACTGGGTGGAGACCCTCTTTAT GTGAACATCAGTCTGACCGTTCTGAGTCTCCTGGCCTTCATCAACCCTCTTTATGTTTACCTACACTGTCGGCGTCAAGCAGCCCAGCGAGCCAGTTCCAACAAAAGTGCCTCTTCATAA
- the rtn4rl2b gene encoding reticulon-4 receptor-like 2b: protein METRAAARSARVSSTLTFKSGLSLWLVIWLLACRCAPGQACPRLCVCYHMPMTVSCQSQNFTTVPAGVPYDSQRVFLQNNRITELRADSFGFETQVLWLYSNNITWIEAGAFSNLRVLEELDLSDNPSLRRLDGGAFRGLERLQSLHMHRCHLTELPADLFHKLYSLQFLYLQENQLSHLPDGLFSDLVNLTHLFLHGNRIRVLSENAFRGLVNLDRLLLHDNRIRQVHRRAFRDLGRLTILYLFNNTLQELPGQVLKDTSSVQFLRLNGNPWTCGCEARSLWEWFRKARISSSDLTCSSPAPRKGQDLRFLRELDFALCPLPDPGSLAGTTTTTFSTKTRWWFSKNKPASSSKSHFHKSSETLKAFPFTSVKHPSSSSSSFSSKYDLTVEEAALPKLEPEEYWANYGNEDAASVPCFELECPPGYDSPILPSSSSSSLLSFLLLTALTLFFHLLFG from the exons ATGGAAACTCGTGCGGCTGCGCGGAGCGCTCGCGTCTCCAGCACTCTTACCTTCAAGA GTGGTTTGTCTCTTTGGTTGGTGATATGGCTGTTGGCATGTCGCTGTGCACCGGGTCAGGCATGTCCCAGGTTGTGTGTATGCTACCATATGCCCATGACTGTGAGCTGTCAGTCTCAGAACTTCACTACTGTTCCTGCCGGTGTGCCCTACGACTCCCAGCGTGTTTTCTTGCAGAACAACCGTATCACTGAGCTCAGAGCTGACTCCTTTGGCTTCGAAACACAG GTCCTATGGCTGTACTCCAATAACATCACATGGATCGAAGCAGGTGCATTCAGTAATCTGCGTGTACTAGAGGAACTAGATTTGAGTGACAACCCATCATTGCGCAGACTGGATGGGGGTGCGTTCAGGGGGCTGGAGCGCTTGCAGAGTCTACACATGCACCGCTGCCACTTAACCGAGCTGCCCGCTGACCTCTTCCACAAGCTCTACAGCTTGCAATTCCTCTACCTGCAAGAGAACCAACTGAGCCACCTTCCAGATGGCCTCTTTTCTGACCTGGTCAACCTCACCCACCTGTTCCTGCATGGCAATCGCATCCGTGTCCTGTCTGAAAATGCCTTCCGTGGCCTGGTGAATCTTGACCGCCTGTTGCTGCATGACAACCGCATCCGACAAGTCCATCGGCGAGCCTTCCGTGACCTGGGCAGACTGACCATCCTCTATCTCTTCAATAACACTCTGCAGGAGCTTCCAGGGCAGGTGTTGAAGGATACGTCCTCGGTGCAGTTTCTCAGGCTCAATGGTAACCCCTGGACCTGCGGCTGTGAAGCCAGGTCCCTATGGGAGTGGTTCCGCAAAGCTCGGATCTCCAGCTCAGACCTAACTTGCTCTTCACCAGCCCCTCGTAAAGGGCAGGACCTGAGGTTCCTGCGGGAGCTGGACTTCGCCCTCTGCCCTTTGCCTGACCCAGGATCCCTGGCTGGCACTACAACCACCACCTTCAGCACCAAGACCCGTTGGTGGTTCTCAAAGAACAAACCGGCATCATCATCCAAGAGCCACTTTCACAAGAGCAGTGAGACACTGAAGGCCTTTCCATTCACCTCTGTCAAACATCCCTCATCTTCATCATCCTCCTTCTCATCCAAGTATGATCTCACAGTGGAGGAGGCTGCCTTACCCAAACTAGAGCCTGAAGAGTACTGGGCAAACTATGGCAATGAGGATGCAGCCTCAGTCCCCTGTTTCGAACTTGAATGTCCACCAGGTTATGACTCTCCCATTCTCCCATCTTCCTCTTCGTCTTCACTTCTGTCCTTCCTCTTGCTCACAGCACTTACTCTCTTTTTTCACCTTCTCTTCGGCTGA